Proteins encoded together in one Neobacillus sp. FSL H8-0543 window:
- a CDS encoding staygreen family protein has product MSNFIPEKLSVEYIDGVTNMEPVIPRRYTLTHSDLSGDLFLTIGKQYAWDKINPKRDEVLGEWQTSGNSIYYNIYLYIDQGEYNKNISTKRTEIFKRELPLALTAIRYGDRHLFNAYPNLDHATILVNFISAYPEFARQENWGTFHKEQGVRF; this is encoded by the coding sequence TTGAGCAATTTCATTCCAGAAAAACTGTCTGTAGAATACATCGATGGTGTTACCAATATGGAACCTGTTATTCCAAGACGTTACACACTAACTCACTCAGATTTAAGCGGAGATCTATTTTTAACAATTGGAAAACAGTATGCCTGGGATAAAATCAACCCAAAGAGAGATGAGGTATTAGGTGAATGGCAAACCTCCGGAAATTCTATATATTACAATATTTATCTATATATAGATCAAGGAGAATATAACAAAAATATCTCAACAAAACGCACGGAGATATTTAAGCGTGAATTACCACTCGCATTAACCGCTATTCGATATGGCGATAGGCATTTATTCAACGCATACCCCAATCTAGACCATGCTACAATACTAGTTAACTTTATATCCGCTTATCCTGAATTTGCTAGACAAGAGAATTGGGGAACTTTCCATAAGGAGCAAGGGGTACGGTTCTGA
- the pdxA gene encoding 4-hydroxythreonine-4-phosphate dehydrogenase PdxA, with translation MKPIIGITMGDAAGIGPEVIVKALNHKEVYENCHPLVIGDEKILEKVKPIVQVTLQINSIKDPSEAKYEYGTIDVIDLDILPIDLPFGEVSATAGDAAFQYLAKAVELAKEKKIDSICTAPLNKEALHKGGHLYPGHTEILADLTDTEDFSMMLTTPNLRVIHLTTHMGLIKAIESINPERTYKVIKLAHDTLSKAGFTNPSIAVCGINPHAGENGLFGNGEEEEKLMPGIERAQSEGINVTGPLPADTLFFRAGRGDFDMVVACYHDQGHAPIKVMGIEEGVNITVGLKGGIIRTSVDHGTAFDIAGKNIADEKSMLAAIRSAIELAPKR, from the coding sequence ATGAAACCAATTATCGGAATTACAATGGGGGACGCAGCAGGTATTGGTCCCGAAGTGATTGTTAAAGCCCTTAATCACAAAGAAGTGTACGAAAACTGTCATCCTTTAGTGATCGGGGATGAGAAAATTTTAGAAAAAGTGAAACCGATTGTGCAAGTAACCTTACAGATCAATTCGATTAAGGATCCATCTGAAGCGAAGTATGAATACGGTACGATCGATGTGATTGATTTAGATATTTTACCGATCGACTTACCTTTTGGAGAAGTTTCAGCTACAGCTGGTGACGCGGCGTTTCAATATTTAGCGAAGGCAGTAGAGTTAGCGAAAGAGAAAAAGATCGATTCAATCTGTACTGCTCCTTTGAATAAAGAAGCGCTGCATAAGGGTGGTCATCTGTATCCAGGACACACAGAAATTCTTGCTGATTTAACGGATACTGAAGACTTTTCGATGATGCTTACGACACCGAACTTACGAGTGATCCATTTAACCACTCATATGGGATTAATTAAAGCAATTGAAAGTATTAATCCAGAAAGAACCTATAAAGTTATAAAATTAGCACACGATACTCTTTCAAAAGCAGGCTTCACTAATCCAAGCATAGCTGTCTGTGGAATCAATCCGCACGCAGGAGAAAATGGCTTGTTTGGCAATGGGGAAGAAGAAGAGAAATTAATGCCTGGGATTGAAAGGGCGCAGTCTGAAGGAATCAATGTAACGGGCCCACTTCCAGCTGATACCTTGTTTTTTAGGGCAGGAAGAGGAGATTTCGATATGGTCGTTGCTTGTTATCATGACCAAGGACATGCCCCTATCAAAGTAATGGGAATTGAAGAGGGCGTAAATATTACCGTAGGATTAAAGGGTGGCATTATTCGAACATCCGTCGATCACGGCACAGCCTTTGACATCGCTGGAAAAAACATCGCTGACGAAAAAAGCATGCTCGCTGCTATTCGGTCTGCTATCGAGTTGGCACCGAAAAGATAA
- a CDS encoding ring-cleaving dioxygenase, producing the protein MELLGLHHVSILTGKAEKNYDFYTKVLGMRLVKKTVNQDNTESYHLFYADAEGTPGTEITFFDIPHLGQTYRGTSDISTVSLRVRTLDSLLFWKERFKQFGVQHDDIQKRANRDSLAFIDFEGTSLILVADNDEKGVRAGIPWEKDDIPLEHAIIGLGPVTLTVANAEPTIRILTEVMGFRLAGSYHCHVGHYREILIYTTGEGGSGAEVHIETRPDLPRARLGRGGVHHVAFRVPNEEEYDQWAERLKEYRIPNSGKVERYYFKALYFREPNGILFELSTDTPGFATDEPMETMGEKLALPSFLEPKRKEIEEKLRPLILN; encoded by the coding sequence ATGGAACTCTTAGGATTACATCATGTATCCATATTAACTGGAAAAGCGGAAAAAAATTATGACTTTTATACAAAGGTTTTAGGAATGAGATTGGTAAAGAAAACGGTGAACCAAGATAATACAGAATCCTATCATCTTTTCTATGCTGATGCGGAAGGTACCCCGGGAACGGAAATTACGTTCTTTGACATTCCTCATCTTGGGCAAACGTACAGAGGAACTTCAGATATTTCTACTGTATCACTAAGGGTTAGGACTTTAGATTCGTTGTTATTTTGGAAGGAACGTTTTAAACAATTTGGGGTTCAACACGATGATATTCAAAAAAGAGCAAACCGTGATTCATTGGCTTTTATTGACTTTGAGGGAACGAGCTTAATCCTGGTGGCCGACAACGATGAAAAAGGTGTGAGAGCTGGGATACCATGGGAAAAGGATGACATTCCATTGGAACATGCCATTATTGGTTTAGGACCTGTAACACTCACAGTCGCAAATGCAGAACCAACTATACGTATTTTAACCGAAGTAATGGGTTTTCGATTGGCCGGTTCTTATCATTGCCATGTAGGACACTATCGAGAAATATTGATTTATACAACGGGTGAAGGCGGCAGCGGTGCGGAAGTTCATATTGAAACGAGACCAGATTTGCCAAGAGCCCGCCTAGGTCGTGGAGGTGTTCACCATGTTGCCTTCCGTGTCCCGAATGAGGAGGAATACGATCAATGGGCAGAGCGGTTGAAAGAATACAGGATACCGAATTCTGGGAAAGTAGAACGTTATTACTTTAAGGCATTATATTTCAGGGAACCCAATGGTATCTTATTTGAATTATCAACGGATACACCAGGGTTTGCAACAGATGAACCAATGGAAACAATGGGAGAAAAACTAGCACTTCCTTCATTTTTGGAACCAAAACGAAAAGAGATCGAAGAAAAATTACGACCATTGATTTTAAATTAA
- a CDS encoding 2-keto-3-deoxygluconate permease, whose translation MKIKATLDRIPGGMMVVPLLLAATINTFFPNALRIGGFTEALFVNSASALIAMFLLIAGTQITFKTAGSSVAKGVTLLTFKWVLGALLGLIGFWLADDNGLFMGLAPLAIIAAMTNSNGGLYIALAGQYGKEDDKAAYPFLALSDGPFLTMVALAIFGTMGFADGMFSPMSFVAVLLPLIIGVVIGNLDPEMGDFLNKGSDKLVPFFAFSLGMGIDFSAIVKGGLSGIFLGVLTVALTGGIGYLLFKWIGWNPIVGASEGSTAGNAVGTPVAIVAANASFAPIAELATVQIAASVVTTAILLPMFIGFLAKRLDKAKKLAEPETAAS comes from the coding sequence ATGAAAATTAAAGCAACTTTAGATCGTATCCCTGGTGGGATGATGGTTGTTCCGTTATTACTAGCAGCTACGATTAATACGTTTTTTCCTAATGCATTAAGGATCGGCGGTTTTACAGAAGCGTTGTTTGTAAATAGTGCAAGTGCATTAATTGCTATGTTTTTATTAATCGCAGGAACGCAAATTACTTTTAAAACAGCAGGTTCATCTGTTGCAAAAGGTGTGACTCTTTTAACTTTTAAATGGGTACTAGGTGCTCTACTCGGTCTTATTGGTTTCTGGCTGGCCGATGATAATGGATTGTTTATGGGCTTAGCTCCGCTAGCTATTATTGCGGCAATGACAAACTCAAATGGCGGGCTTTATATTGCTCTTGCAGGCCAATACGGTAAAGAAGATGATAAAGCGGCCTATCCGTTTTTAGCTTTAAGTGATGGACCTTTCTTAACAATGGTTGCATTGGCCATTTTCGGAACGATGGGATTCGCTGATGGTATGTTCTCACCGATGTCTTTCGTTGCCGTATTACTTCCACTGATTATTGGTGTTGTGATTGGTAATTTAGATCCTGAAATGGGAGATTTCTTAAATAAAGGTAGCGACAAGCTTGTTCCGTTCTTCGCTTTTTCACTGGGAATGGGAATTGACTTTAGTGCAATCGTTAAAGGTGGATTAAGCGGGATTTTCCTTGGTGTTCTTACTGTTGCACTTACTGGCGGAATCGGATATCTATTATTCAAATGGATTGGATGGAACCCGATTGTTGGTGCTTCTGAAGGTTCAACCGCAGGAAACGCAGTTGGAACTCCTGTAGCCATTGTGGCTGCAAATGCATCATTTGCACCTATAGCTGAGTTAGCAACGGTTCAAATTGCTGCCAGTGTTGTAACAACAGCGATCCTACTTCCGATGTTTATCGGATTTTTAGCAAAACGATTAGATAAAGCAAAGAAATTAGCTGAACCGGAAACGGCAGCTAGTTAA
- a CDS encoding NAD(P)H-dependent oxidoreductase: MGFLSKLFGSTNEKEIDDMTNEKLKIGIILGSTRQGRVSPQVGEWVKGIADKRGDADYEIVDIANYNLPFLGTTDGSEAGPWNEKLASLDGFVFIVQEYNHSITGALKNALDSARDVWYNKAAGIVSYGSTGGARAAEHLRGICGELKIADVRTHPTLSLFTDFENGSVFKPQALHQDNMTAMLDEVIAWSGALKTVR, encoded by the coding sequence ATGGGTTTTTTATCGAAACTATTTGGAAGTACAAATGAAAAGGAGATTGATGACATGACAAACGAAAAATTAAAAATAGGGATTATTTTAGGAAGCACACGTCAAGGGCGCGTAAGTCCACAAGTTGGAGAATGGGTAAAAGGGATTGCAGATAAACGAGGAGATGCTGATTATGAAATCGTTGATATTGCAAATTACAACCTACCATTTTTAGGAACAACTGATGGTTCAGAAGCAGGACCATGGAATGAAAAACTCGCAAGCTTAGATGGTTTTGTTTTCATTGTTCAGGAATACAACCACAGTATTACAGGAGCTTTAAAAAATGCATTAGATTCAGCACGTGATGTTTGGTACAACAAGGCTGCTGGAATCGTAAGCTATGGCTCAACTGGCGGCGCTCGTGCTGCTGAACATTTACGTGGGATTTGTGGAGAATTAAAAATTGCAGATGTTCGTACACATCCAACTTTGTCATTATTTACTGATTTTGAAAACGGAAGTGTTTTCAAACCACAGGCTTTACACCAAGACAATATGACGGCAATGCTTGACGAGGTTATCGCTTGGAGTGGCGCATTAAAAACTGTGCGTTAA
- a CDS encoding M4 family metallopeptidase translates to MKKKFIVPVVLSSAMLVGSIQASNVFAQPVNPIEVSGVQASKEWNVKASVPLFVKERQAVKFSSSTPTNALTYLEKNEGKTGIKNPNKNLKVKSTQKDKLGMTHVRFNQTVNGVNVEGSEVVVHFNKNNEVISANGRINQTVTETAVDTTASLSSDAALKTALSSVTAPEELTYEPTSELVVLPFEGENYTAYKVNVNFMGDEPGNWFVFVDAKTGQVIDKYNGLMHADEQRTQKGAGKGVHGEHRELHITQVKEPNAGTKFALADYSHENLGGIITYDAKNDNSASNDTIHVGNSAAFIGDYDRALVDAHYNSEKVYDYFLNEHDRNSLDGEGMAIISRVHYGTNYNNASWNGRWMTYGDGDGVFMTSLSAGLDVAAHEMTHGVITHSANLVYRNQSGALNESFADVFGALVDDSDWEMGEDIMAPAAKADGVTVLRSLSNPNGVIVSNEQRRAYSTNGGVYPDHMDEFYYMPTSVDGGGVHVNSSITNHAAYLIAQDIGREKLGQIYYRALTVYLTPNSDFSDARRAVVQSAIDLYGEGSEEVAAANAGFDSVGIY, encoded by the coding sequence ATGAAGAAGAAATTTATTGTGCCAGTAGTTCTATCGTCAGCGATGTTAGTAGGTTCTATCCAAGCTAGTAATGTATTTGCACAGCCAGTTAATCCGATTGAGGTAAGTGGTGTACAAGCTTCAAAGGAATGGAATGTGAAAGCAAGCGTTCCTTTATTTGTGAAGGAGCGACAGGCTGTGAAGTTCTCCTCCAGCACGCCAACCAACGCATTAACTTATTTGGAGAAAAACGAAGGGAAGACCGGTATCAAGAATCCAAACAAAAACTTAAAAGTAAAGAGCACACAAAAAGACAAACTGGGTATGACTCACGTCCGCTTTAATCAGACAGTAAATGGAGTGAATGTTGAAGGATCAGAGGTCGTTGTTCATTTTAATAAGAATAACGAAGTCATATCCGCCAACGGAAGAATCAATCAAACGGTTACCGAGACTGCAGTCGACACAACGGCTTCCTTAAGCAGTGATGCTGCACTAAAGACCGCTTTATCCTCTGTTACTGCACCTGAAGAGTTGACCTATGAGCCAACCTCTGAGCTGGTTGTCCTTCCTTTTGAAGGAGAGAATTATACAGCCTATAAAGTGAATGTTAATTTCATGGGAGATGAGCCTGGAAACTGGTTTGTTTTTGTAGATGCAAAAACAGGACAAGTCATCGATAAATATAATGGCTTAATGCATGCAGATGAGCAGAGAACACAAAAAGGTGCTGGAAAAGGGGTACATGGTGAACATAGGGAATTACATATTACCCAAGTAAAGGAACCGAATGCTGGAACAAAGTTTGCGTTAGCAGATTACTCTCATGAAAACCTTGGAGGAATCATAACCTATGATGCAAAAAATGATAACAGTGCCAGTAACGATACGATCCATGTCGGGAATTCTGCGGCATTTATCGGCGACTATGATCGGGCGCTTGTCGATGCACACTATAACTCCGAAAAGGTTTATGATTATTTTTTAAATGAGCATGACCGCAATTCCCTTGATGGCGAAGGAATGGCGATTATTTCTAGAGTTCACTATGGTACCAATTACAACAATGCCTCCTGGAATGGGCGCTGGATGACCTATGGAGACGGTGACGGTGTGTTCATGACTTCTCTATCGGCTGGCCTTGATGTTGCTGCCCACGAAATGACGCATGGTGTTATCACTCACTCAGCAAACTTGGTTTACCGCAACCAATCTGGCGCACTAAACGAATCGTTTGCTGACGTCTTTGGTGCACTCGTTGATGACAGTGATTGGGAAATGGGTGAAGATATTATGGCACCGGCTGCTAAAGCTGACGGTGTAACCGTATTACGTAGCCTAAGTAATCCAAACGGTGTAATAGTCAGCAATGAGCAAAGAAGGGCGTACAGTACAAATGGCGGCGTTTATCCAGATCATATGGACGAGTTTTATTACATGCCAACATCTGTTGATGGCGGCGGAGTCCATGTTAACTCCTCCATCACCAACCATGCGGCCTACCTAATCGCTCAAGATATTGGAAGAGAAAAATTAGGGCAAATCTACTATCGTGCCTTAACGGTTTATTTGACTCCAAACTCCGACTTTAGCGACGCACGTCGAGCTGTTGTTCAGTCTGCCATCGATCTATATGGTGAAGGCAGTGAAGAAGTAGCGGCAGCCAATGCTGGATTTGATTCGGTGGGAATTTACTAA
- a CDS encoding four-carbon acid sugar kinase family protein has product MKLAIIADDLTGANDSGVQLARHGLKTTVLFDMDETSVHKYEAVVFDTDSRSIDQLEAYDKVKKAAEFLKNAGFINIFKKLDSTMRGNIGAEIDAVYDVLKPDFVMIAPGYPKNNRTIFQSTHYLKGVPLGETEISKDPKTPVTKSYLPELLQEQTKHAIGTITVDDLNRGETFVQEKMKDYFENDITYIIIDSTEENHLKQILDFTKTLTYQFTWVGSAGMANYLPDYYAIPKNEADLVIPPTSTPILTVIGSVNKNSRAQLKVLLENTNVHAIPFESYKAVSDDTERTSEIRRVYHEAVQKAQEGQDVVIYSTGEREDIEKAWATGEIMGLSHTEISNGIVKAMGAVCAVLLEEGYFKGVSMTGGDTAKQICTLWDVKGFELLDELEIGVPISKFLGNDDLYVVTKAGGFGSEDVFINAINKLKGVN; this is encoded by the coding sequence ATGAAATTAGCTATCATCGCAGATGATCTAACGGGTGCTAATGATAGTGGTGTTCAATTAGCTCGTCACGGACTGAAAACGACTGTTTTATTTGATATGGACGAAACAAGTGTTCATAAGTATGAAGCCGTTGTGTTTGATACAGACAGTCGTTCGATCGATCAACTAGAAGCGTACGATAAGGTAAAAAAAGCAGCAGAGTTTCTCAAAAATGCTGGGTTTATAAATATTTTTAAAAAGCTTGATTCCACGATGAGAGGGAATATTGGAGCTGAAATTGACGCAGTATACGATGTATTAAAACCCGATTTCGTCATGATTGCACCAGGATATCCGAAAAACAATCGAACCATTTTCCAATCCACCCACTATTTAAAGGGTGTTCCTTTAGGAGAAACAGAGATTTCAAAAGATCCCAAAACACCTGTAACAAAATCATACTTACCAGAGCTTTTACAAGAGCAAACAAAGCATGCGATTGGAACGATAACCGTTGATGACTTGAATCGAGGGGAAACGTTTGTTCAGGAAAAGATGAAGGATTATTTTGAAAATGATATAACATACATTATCATTGATTCCACGGAAGAAAATCATCTTAAGCAAATTTTAGATTTCACCAAAACATTAACATATCAATTTACTTGGGTGGGTTCCGCGGGAATGGCCAATTATCTTCCTGACTATTATGCCATCCCAAAAAATGAGGCTGATTTGGTTATTCCTCCTACATCAACTCCCATTCTCACGGTGATTGGCAGTGTGAATAAAAACTCTAGAGCACAGTTGAAGGTGTTATTGGAGAATACAAATGTCCATGCCATTCCTTTTGAATCCTATAAAGCCGTTTCTGATGATACAGAGAGAACGAGTGAAATCAGAAGGGTGTATCATGAAGCAGTGCAAAAGGCGCAGGAAGGTCAAGATGTTGTCATCTATTCTACAGGTGAAAGAGAAGATATCGAAAAAGCCTGGGCGACAGGTGAAATAATGGGCCTTAGCCATACGGAAATTAGCAATGGAATTGTAAAAGCAATGGGTGCGGTTTGTGCGGTTCTTTTAGAAGAAGGGTATTTCAAAGGCGTTTCTATGACGGGCGGAGATACGGCAAAACAAATTTGTACGTTATGGGATGTAAAGGGGTTTGAATTGCTAGACGAACTAGAAATCGGTGTTCCTATCTCTAAGTTTTTAGGAAATGATGACCTTTATGTGGTAACAAAGGCTGGCGGATTCGGTTCAGAAGATGTTTTCATCAATGCCATAAACAAATTGAAGGGAGTCAATTAA
- a CDS encoding YjcZ family sporulation protein: MSGYGGGYDGGYGGSSNSFVLIVVLFILLIIVGASFMSY; this comes from the coding sequence ATGTCTGGATACGGCGGTGGTTATGACGGTGGTTATGGCGGCAGCAGCAACAGCTTTGTATTAATTGTTGTATTGTTCATTCTACTGATCATTGTAGGAGCTTCTTTTATGAGTTACTAA